TATCGAGTCCCGGGTCAGTGGGGCCAATGGCAGTTCGGGATGGCTGTGGGCGCTGATCCAGACCACCTCCTCGATCTCTGCCGCCGGTATCACATCACCGTCGATGCGTACTTCAAAAAGCTCGCAGCGCACTTCGAAGCCAGGCTCATTGGCAGCCGGTGCGGCGAACGAGCCGAGATACGCGGCCTGGACGGGATCAATCACCAAACCCAGTTCTTCCTCAAGCTCTCGCGCCAAGGCCACCGCAGGCGGCTCGCCGGGCTCGATCTTGCCGCCCGGTTGCATGAAGGCCGTGGTCCCGCGCTTGCGGACCAATAACGTGCGGCCATCCGTACCGATCAACAGTGCTGCGGCGATCTGAATGACCTTCATGAAAATATCTCGACCTTCAGCTGGCGCGCTTCATCGGCGCGCTCCAGCGCCAGGATGATCAACCGGTCAATCAGGCCTGCATAGGTCAAGCCGCTGGCCTGCCAGAGCTTGGGATACATGCTGATGGAGGTGAAGCCCGGAAGGGTATTGACCTCGTTAATGATGATGTCCCGCGCCTCGGTGACGAAGAAATCCACCCGGGCCAGCCCCGCGCATTCCAGTACTAGGTAAGCCTGCAGAGCCACTTCCCGCACCTGATCACTGAGTTCCGGCGCCAGCTCGGCGGGAATGGCGATCCGCGCCTGATCGCCGTTCAGGTATTTGGTGTCGTAGGCATAAAATTCGTCATTGGCGATGACTTCGCCGCATACGCTGACCTGTGGCTGGCGATTACCCAGCACCGCACATTCCACTTCGCGACCGACGATGCCCCGCTCGATCAACACCTTGTGATCGAACTCGAAAGCCAGCGCCAGCGCCGCGATAAAGCCCGCTTCGTCGCTGACTTTACTGACGCCCACGGACGAACCCTGGCTGGCCGGTTTGACGAACATCGGCAGGCCCAGCTTCGCCGCCACTTCTTCGAAGCGCACCGATTGCCCGCGAACCAGCACCACTGAAGGGGCGACGGCGATCCCGGCATCGCGCAGCAAACGTTTGGTGACGTCCTTGTCCATGCAGGCCGCCGAGGAGAGCACGTCCGGTCCGACAAAGGGGATCGCCAGCAGGCGCAGCAAGCCCTGCAATGAACCGTCTTCGCCGAACGCGCCGTGAATCAGCGGGAACACCACATCGATTCTCGGCAACTCGACGCCTGACGCGACGTCGACAAACTGCCCGGCCAGACTTCCCGGCAGTAATGACAAAAGCTTGCCCGACTCGCTGAGTTTGATCTGCGCAGGGTTATCGGCGTTGAGCAGGTAATCACGCTCATCGAAACGCA
This genomic window from Pseudomonas sp. G.S.17 contains:
- a CDS encoding NUDIX domain-containing protein; amino-acid sequence: MKVIQIAAALLIGTDGRTLLVRKRGTTAFMQPGGKIEPGEPPAVALARELEEELGLVIDPVQAAYLGSFAAPAANEPGFEVRCELFEVRIDGDVIPAAEIEEVVWISAHSHPELPLAPLTRDSILPIYRGMLAAY
- the ddlA gene encoding D-alanine--D-alanine ligase; its protein translation is MKTSVAILFGGQSSEHEVSLQSARNVINAIDRGSYDLTLIGIDKQGRWLRFDERDYLLNADNPAQIKLSESGKLLSLLPGSLAGQFVDVASGVELPRIDVVFPLIHGAFGEDGSLQGLLRLLAIPFVGPDVLSSAACMDKDVTKRLLRDAGIAVAPSVVLVRGQSVRFEEVAAKLGLPMFVKPASQGSSVGVSKVSDEAGFIAALALAFEFDHKVLIERGIVGREVECAVLGNRQPQVSVCGEVIANDEFYAYDTKYLNGDQARIAIPAELAPELSDQVREVALQAYLVLECAGLARVDFFVTEARDIIINEVNTLPGFTSISMYPKLWQASGLTYAGLIDRLIILALERADEARQLKVEIFS